The Heyndrickxia vini genome contains a region encoding:
- a CDS encoding YciI family protein: MRFMMIVKATTDSEEGKMPSPELIEAMQKYNEELVKAGVLLAADGLQPSSSGIRISYPEPGSKPKIMDGPFTEAKEIIAGYTLIEVKSREEAIEWALRMPDPHGFGQGEIELRQVFEAVDLTDNPEFLEKEAALRKHVEEQKKA; the protein is encoded by the coding sequence ATGAGATTTATGATGATTGTAAAAGCGACTACAGACTCAGAAGAAGGAAAAATGCCTAGCCCGGAGCTTATTGAGGCGATGCAAAAGTATAATGAAGAATTGGTGAAAGCGGGTGTTTTACTAGCAGCAGATGGACTGCAACCTAGTTCAAGCGGAATAAGGATTTCCTATCCGGAACCGGGGAGTAAACCAAAGATTATGGACGGTCCATTTACGGAGGCGAAAGAAATCATTGCGGGATATACCTTAATTGAAGTTAAATCAAGAGAAGAAGCGATTGAATGGGCATTACGGATGCCGGATCCGCATGGATTTGGTCAAGGAGAAATTGAGCTTAGACAGGTATTCGAGGCGGTAGATTTGACAGATAATCCGGAATTTCTGGAAAAAGAAGCAGCACTTCGCAAACATGTAGAGGAGCAAAAGAAGGCGTGA
- a CDS encoding alpha/beta fold hydrolase: protein MFTVTSKDGTKIAYDKVGRGPALILVAGAFSYRKFPQQVELATLLSEYFTVYNYDRRGRGDSGDTQPYDVEREIEDLQALIDDAGGSVYVWGLSSGAFLALLAAKKGLNITKLALHEPPFVVKAEDRQPPKDFTKYTAELISKDNRAEAIKYFMTKVMGAPSFVVSMMRIMPGVWSKLMAVAHTLPYDAALLDGYMEGKELSAEWWSSVTMPTLVLEGTESPASLRHSAKNLANVLPNAQLLSKKGLGHTKKLDTKKISPELTVFFSANH, encoded by the coding sequence ATGTTTACAGTTACTTCAAAAGACGGAACGAAAATCGCTTATGACAAAGTTGGCCGGGGGCCAGCTCTCATCCTTGTAGCAGGTGCCTTTAGCTATCGAAAATTTCCACAGCAGGTGGAGCTTGCTACCCTGTTGTCCGAGTATTTCACGGTTTACAACTACGACCGACGCGGCCGGGGAGATAGCGGTGATACACAGCCATATGATGTTGAGCGGGAAATTGAAGATCTTCAGGCTTTGATTGATGATGCCGGTGGTTCGGTATATGTTTGGGGATTATCTTCGGGAGCTTTTCTAGCCCTGCTAGCTGCAAAGAAAGGGTTAAACATTACGAAATTGGCTCTGCACGAACCTCCTTTCGTGGTAAAAGCGGAGGATCGTCAGCCGCCGAAAGATTTTACTAAGTATACTGCTGAACTGATTTCCAAGGATAACAGAGCCGAAGCCATTAAGTACTTTATGACCAAGGTTATGGGGGCACCCTCATTTGTTGTAAGCATGATGCGCATCATGCCTGGGGTGTGGTCTAAGCTTATGGCGGTTGCACATACGCTTCCATATGATGCTGCATTGTTGGATGGCTATATGGAAGGAAAGGAACTGTCCGCTGAGTGGTGGAGCAGTGTGACGATGCCAACGTTGGTATTAGAAGGGACGGAAAGCCCTGCATCTCTACGTCATAGTGCTAAAAACTTGGCAAATGTACTCCCTAATGCACAATTGTTGAGTAAAAAGGGTCTTGGCCATACGAAGAAGCTTGATACTAAAAAGATATCACCAGAGCTTACAGTATTTTTTTCGGCTAATCACTAA
- a CDS encoding tRNA dihydrouridine synthase: MKGLELIMTDNFWRDLPRPFFILAPMEDVTDVVFRHVVSKAARPDVFFTEFTNTVSYCHPDGQQSVRGRLTFTEDEQPMVAHIWGDQPEYFRETSIGVAKMGFRGVDINMGCPVHNVAAKGKGSGLILRPEVAADIVQAAKAGGLPVSVKTRLGYTNIDEWRDWLTHILKQDIANLSIHLRTRKEMSKVDAHWELIPEIKKLRDEVAPDTLLTINGDIPDRQTGLKLVQEYGVDGVMIGRGIFTNPFAFEKEPKEHSSEELLDLLRLQLDLHDKYSEEFEPRPFKHLLRFFKIYVKGFRGASELRNQLMSTKTTDEVRAMLDTIGSDGAGEPENSVTQKS; the protein is encoded by the coding sequence ATGAAAGGACTTGAATTGATAATGACAGACAATTTTTGGCGTGATTTACCACGGCCATTTTTTATACTTGCACCAATGGAAGATGTGACGGATGTTGTTTTTCGTCATGTTGTGAGTAAAGCAGCTAGACCGGATGTGTTTTTTACAGAGTTTACAAACACGGTGAGTTATTGTCATCCCGATGGGCAACAGAGCGTGCGTGGGCGTTTGACTTTTACAGAAGATGAACAACCAATGGTGGCACATATATGGGGAGACCAGCCTGAATATTTTCGGGAAACGAGTATTGGTGTGGCGAAAATGGGATTTCGGGGTGTGGACATCAATATGGGCTGTCCTGTGCATAATGTGGCAGCTAAGGGGAAGGGAAGCGGTCTGATCCTTCGTCCTGAAGTCGCCGCGGATATCGTACAAGCTGCTAAAGCAGGGGGATTACCTGTAAGTGTGAAAACAAGGCTTGGTTACACGAATATAGACGAATGGCGTGATTGGCTAACACATATATTGAAACAAGATATCGCTAATCTTTCTATTCATTTGCGGACAAGAAAGGAAATGAGCAAAGTTGATGCCCATTGGGAGCTGATTCCGGAAATTAAGAAACTTCGCGATGAGGTGGCACCGGATACACTTTTGACGATCAATGGTGATATACCTGACCGTCAAACTGGATTGAAACTCGTTCAAGAATATGGTGTGGATGGGGTTATGATTGGCCGGGGTATTTTTACAAATCCATTTGCCTTTGAAAAAGAGCCGAAAGAACATAGCAGTGAGGAATTACTTGATCTTTTACGATTGCAGCTTGACCTTCATGATAAATATTCAGAGGAATTTGAGCCGCGTCCTTTCAAACATCTTCTTCGCTTTTTTAAGATATATGTCAAAGGGTTTCGCGGGGCGAGTGAATTAAGAAATCAATTAATGAGCACAAAGACAACAGATGAAGTACGTGCAATGCTTGATACCATTGGTTCTGATGGGGCTGGGGAACCGGAGAATAGTGTGACCCAAAAAAGTTAG
- a CDS encoding CGNR zinc finger domain-containing protein, which yields MSDINKDVHKHDLLGGRLCLDFANTVSWHDSSEKSQEWLTSYENLVNWSLHADILKKQQALSLLKKAENRPSEAKKVLQQAVELRESIYHIFSLVSNDDTPNAKDLAILNTAIGNAYGKMQVVPDENKFSLEFLNCEELDGMLPPIVQSAIEILTSEKELSRVKKCEGYPCGWLFFDTSRNRSRRWCSMADCGNRAKAKRFYHNKNNNS from the coding sequence ATGTCTGATATAAATAAAGATGTACACAAGCATGATTTACTTGGCGGCCGTTTGTGTTTGGATTTTGCCAATACAGTAAGTTGGCACGATAGCAGTGAGAAATCACAGGAGTGGCTGACGAGTTACGAGAATCTCGTAAACTGGAGTTTGCATGCCGATATTCTTAAGAAACAACAGGCGCTTTCACTACTAAAGAAGGCAGAAAATCGGCCTTCTGAGGCAAAAAAGGTTCTCCAACAAGCGGTTGAGTTAAGGGAATCGATTTACCATATTTTTAGTCTAGTATCAAACGATGATACTCCAAACGCTAAAGATCTTGCTATTTTGAATACTGCCATAGGCAATGCTTACGGAAAGATGCAAGTAGTGCCCGATGAGAATAAATTTTCATTGGAATTTTTGAATTGTGAAGAATTAGATGGGATGCTTCCACCGATTGTTCAATCTGCTATTGAAATCCTTACTTCTGAAAAAGAACTAAGTAGGGTGAAAAAGTGTGAAGGCTATCCGTGTGGTTGGCTGTTTTTTGATACAAGCCGCAATCGCAGCAGGCGTTGGTGTTCGATGGCAGACTGCGGGAATCGTGCAAAAGCAAAGCGTTTTTATCATAATAAAAATAATAACTCCTAA
- a CDS encoding AraC family transcriptional regulator: MDVLIKELPDFDVAYIRHVGSYFEPQPHWGKLGQWAEENGLFPPNQSFIGISLDNPALVEAESCRHDACVTIPDGFEKEKHTDIQFKKISGGLYAFYQFYDTPDKLGNTYHKVFEEWLPKSEYEADHKYSLEFNLNNPAFDPEGKCKVDLYIPIKKRLSKSEW, translated from the coding sequence ATGGATGTCTTAATTAAAGAACTTCCTGACTTTGATGTAGCGTATATTAGGCATGTCGGTAGCTATTTTGAACCCCAACCCCATTGGGGAAAATTAGGTCAATGGGCAGAAGAAAATGGGCTGTTCCCGCCTAATCAATCCTTTATCGGAATATCTTTAGATAATCCCGCGCTTGTGGAAGCAGAATCTTGCCGTCACGATGCATGTGTAACCATACCTGATGGTTTTGAAAAAGAAAAACATACTGATATTCAGTTTAAAAAAATATCTGGTGGACTTTATGCTTTCTATCAGTTTTACGATACACCCGATAAGTTAGGTAATACTTATCATAAGGTATTTGAGGAATGGTTACCTAAAAGTGAGTATGAGGCAGATCATAAATATAGCCTGGAATTTAATCTGAATAATCCAGCGTTTGACCCTGAGGGGAAATGTAAAGTCGATTTGTACATCCCCATTAAGAAAAGGCTATCAAAAAGTGAATGGTAA
- a CDS encoding VOC family protein, with product MEKTLPVKNQMNGVFVHVTNLMLSAKWYSDLLGLDVDLDRVVSPVYNIPLVGTTSLTLDDHTFDPEFKHNVSLSPIFNLYAPKIDDAYQYIKDKGIEIVREIETVGDTAWFNIKDPDGNVVMICNC from the coding sequence ATGGAAAAAACATTGCCTGTAAAAAACCAAATGAATGGTGTTTTTGTTCATGTTACAAATTTGATGCTTTCAGCAAAATGGTACTCCGATTTGTTAGGGTTAGATGTCGATTTAGATCGCGTTGTTTCGCCTGTTTATAACATACCATTGGTAGGTACTACGTCTTTAACTTTAGATGACCACACGTTTGACCCTGAATTCAAGCATAATGTAAGTCTAAGCCCAATTTTTAATCTCTACGCACCAAAAATTGATGACGCCTATCAATATATTAAAGACAAAGGCATTGAAATTGTGAGAGAAATCGAGACGGTTGGTGATACGGCTTGGTTTAACATAAAAGACCCGGATGGAAATGTAGTGATGATTTGTAACTGTTAA
- a CDS encoding C39 family peptidase, with the protein MSKILNCNGFITRKEGSQSYLSDYTPGPILTFKSMWRFTKEVCFDNDPYLVTHSGLAVNKNDVYLEGEPFFHVIEVFETMILIKEKITSKKIDGSLGEIVSRGTRKKTEGTVVDVFGEYWWWTNDGYYIPKQFAIACRESFELKETFSDVLCGKVTTIYGASVYDRCMREIRNIPFLGTVSITSIYARQSEEFYMTDEGLFLKSEDVFIMDGRSIFYKSNEKEFDCSMYAYVMEPNSKGLNQFERPIDLSPGISYEVKKKKQDIYKRWWYETTGETLYLPTGHCLLLHERNDLVIPKNHKDYYLLATKHINQMAWQVENGCEAASLLMGLQYKGYAVDMNYGEFVKQMPIDPEYNPYDGFGGSPYKINKGRFEAIFPEPLEQWGKQYGKVIDISGATISHLKTCIIEDHPVVVYVTIGFGSPKFHDYPWGTAIANNHAVLLDGVYGGFLHVNDPIDGPYWISEEQFTTIYELRKWAVGVF; encoded by the coding sequence ATGAGTAAAATACTCAATTGCAATGGATTTATTACTAGAAAAGAGGGGAGTCAATCGTATTTGTCCGATTACACTCCCGGTCCAATTCTTACATTCAAATCGATGTGGCGCTTTACTAAAGAAGTTTGTTTTGATAATGATCCATACCTAGTAACTCATAGTGGGCTGGCAGTAAATAAAAATGATGTCTATCTTGAGGGTGAGCCGTTTTTTCATGTCATAGAGGTTTTTGAAACAATGATCCTTATAAAAGAAAAAATCACATCAAAGAAGATCGATGGAAGCCTTGGAGAAATAGTATCCCGTGGCACTCGTAAAAAGACCGAGGGGACAGTAGTAGATGTTTTTGGTGAATACTGGTGGTGGACAAATGATGGGTATTATATCCCGAAGCAATTTGCGATTGCTTGCCGTGAATCGTTTGAACTTAAAGAAACCTTTAGTGATGTATTATGTGGAAAAGTCACCACTATTTACGGTGCAAGTGTTTATGACCGATGTATGAGAGAAATACGGAACATTCCTTTCCTTGGAACTGTGAGTATTACCTCCATATATGCACGTCAATCCGAAGAATTTTATATGACTGATGAAGGTTTATTTTTAAAAAGTGAAGATGTTTTCATTATGGATGGGCGTAGTATTTTTTATAAGAGCAATGAAAAGGAATTTGATTGCTCTATGTATGCCTATGTGATGGAGCCTAATAGTAAAGGTCTCAATCAATTTGAACGACCGATTGATTTGTCACCAGGAATTTCTTATGAAGTAAAGAAAAAGAAACAAGATATTTATAAACGATGGTGGTATGAAACAACTGGTGAAACGTTATATTTGCCTACAGGACACTGTTTACTTTTACATGAGCGAAACGATCTTGTTATTCCGAAAAATCATAAAGATTATTATTTGTTAGCTACAAAGCATATTAATCAAATGGCATGGCAAGTAGAAAATGGATGCGAAGCGGCTTCTCTTTTAATGGGGCTGCAATACAAGGGATACGCCGTTGATATGAATTATGGTGAGTTTGTCAAACAAATGCCGATCGATCCTGAATACAATCCATATGACGGGTTTGGGGGATCTCCTTACAAAATTAATAAAGGTAGATTTGAAGCAATATTCCCGGAACCTCTTGAACAATGGGGGAAACAATATGGAAAAGTTATCGACATTTCAGGCGCTACAATTAGTCATTTGAAGACATGTATAATAGAAGATCATCCAGTAGTTGTATATGTCACAATTGGATTTGGTTCCCCGAAGTTTCATGACTATCCTTGGGGTACAGCCATCGCTAATAATCATGCGGTCTTGCTGGATGGTGTATATGGAGGTTTTTTGCATGTCAACGACCCGATTGACGGACCATATTGGATAAGTGAAGAGCAGTTTACGACTATTTATGAACTTAGAAAGTGGGCGGTGGGAGTGTTCTAA
- a CDS encoding APC family permease: protein MQNHLLNKTANEQSNNESRFQREIGVFGGTNILMGIMIGSGIFYIGSYVMQRSGMGMGAALLAWLIGGIVTLLGALCFAELGAMIPKAGGIYVYLSKAYSPVVGYMFSFQSMLIGGPGSIAALAIALPSALASVVSLSGTTIKLIAIIVIILFTFINYIGVKSGKVVQNLFNVAKLLPIILIILLGILGGSELPKLALNPTNAGMLDWVKMLSFAVIASLWAYEGWTNLNTVAEEIKQPQVNLPKALIFSVGLTMVIYVLFNYAIYRVLPANQITESIENNHLYLGTDVANVFLGNAGTILVVIAMILAMTGSINGMILSFSRTYYAVARDKFFFKSFANLHPRFHTPHYGLLLQMVISILLVLTRNLDQLTSLVVFAGAIFNVLSIIAVPILRKKMPNEKRPYKVWGYPITVIIAVVAFAVILLNNLFDDPVTSILGLLIPLIGAGVYLMFKRTIPREEK, encoded by the coding sequence ATGCAAAATCATCTCTTAAACAAAACAGCAAATGAGCAATCAAATAATGAAAGCCGATTCCAAAGAGAAATCGGAGTTTTTGGCGGAACTAATATTTTAATGGGCATCATGATTGGTTCAGGAATTTTCTATATTGGATCGTATGTAATGCAGCGGTCGGGTATGGGAATGGGCGCTGCATTATTAGCTTGGCTTATTGGGGGAATCGTCACACTTCTTGGCGCCTTGTGTTTTGCCGAATTAGGAGCCATGATCCCTAAAGCTGGGGGAATTTATGTTTATTTATCAAAAGCTTACTCTCCGGTTGTTGGATACATGTTCAGTTTTCAAAGTATGCTTATTGGAGGGCCCGGTTCGATTGCCGCTCTAGCCATTGCCCTTCCATCCGCTTTAGCATCCGTCGTAAGTTTAAGTGGAACAACCATTAAGCTAATAGCCATCATTGTCATCATCCTCTTTACTTTTATTAATTATATTGGCGTGAAATCCGGAAAAGTCGTCCAGAATCTATTCAATGTAGCTAAACTGCTGCCCATTATTCTCATTATTTTATTAGGTATTTTGGGAGGTTCCGAGCTTCCTAAACTAGCGTTAAATCCAACAAATGCAGGAATGCTCGATTGGGTAAAAATGTTGTCCTTTGCAGTCATTGCCTCATTATGGGCATATGAAGGCTGGACAAATCTTAATACGGTGGCAGAAGAAATCAAACAGCCGCAAGTCAATTTGCCTAAAGCTTTAATTTTTTCCGTAGGATTAACGATGGTTATTTACGTCCTGTTTAACTACGCGATTTATCGTGTTTTACCTGCCAACCAAATTACTGAATCAATAGAGAACAACCATCTTTATTTAGGAACCGATGTAGCAAATGTCTTTCTTGGTAATGCAGGCACTATATTAGTTGTCATCGCAATGATTCTCGCCATGACCGGTTCCATTAACGGAATGATTCTATCATTCTCGAGAACGTATTATGCTGTTGCCAGAGACAAATTTTTCTTTAAATCCTTTGCAAACCTGCATCCAAGATTTCATACACCCCATTACGGATTACTGCTGCAAATGGTCATATCCATTCTTTTAGTTTTAACCCGTAACTTAGACCAGCTAACGTCGCTCGTCGTTTTTGCAGGAGCTATTTTTAATGTGCTATCTATTATCGCCGTTCCTATATTACGTAAAAAAATGCCAAATGAAAAGCGTCCTTATAAAGTATGGGGATATCCAATCACGGTTATTATTGCGGTGGTGGCCTTTGCAGTCATCCTATTAAATAATCTCTTCGATGATCCGGTAACGTCCATATTGGGTCTGCTTATTCCATTAATAGGAGCTGGAGTCTATCTAATGTTTAAACGTACTATTCCTCGAGAGGAAAAGTAA
- a CDS encoding M15 family metallopeptidase — protein MGEGVLVTISEKDKEFINIKKIDDSIIVDLKYATADNFTKQKIYDFSIAVARVGTAKKLGIAANILKKQGFRLIVWDAYRPSYAQKKMFEIYPDPIWVAPPNPNHSHEKGVTFDLTLADLDGKEVEMQSQFDDFSNAAKRNAVRTPLQEYHYHILDSAMTKAGFKGYENEWWDYQDTDASLYGPMQVNPNDYK, from the coding sequence ATGGGAGAAGGTGTACTTGTGACGATATCCGAAAAAGATAAGGAATTTATCAATATAAAGAAAATTGACGATAGTATCATAGTTGATCTTAAATACGCTACTGCAGACAACTTTACTAAACAGAAAATATACGACTTTTCCATCGCTGTCGCTAGAGTAGGAACCGCAAAAAAATTAGGCATCGCGGCAAACATTCTGAAGAAACAGGGGTTTCGCCTAATCGTATGGGATGCCTATCGACCTTCCTATGCTCAAAAGAAAATGTTCGAAATTTATCCAGATCCAATTTGGGTAGCTCCGCCAAATCCAAACCATAGCCATGAAAAAGGTGTTACCTTCGATTTAACTCTCGCCGATTTGGATGGGAAAGAAGTAGAAATGCAAAGCCAATTCGATGATTTCAGTAACGCCGCAAAAAGAAATGCGGTTCGTACCCCATTACAGGAGTACCATTATCACATTCTCGATAGCGCTATGACAAAAGCCGGCTTTAAAGGGTATGAAAATGAATGGTGGGACTATCAAGATACAGACGCTTCACTTTACGGACCTATGCAAGTCAATCCAAACGATTACAAGTAA
- a CDS encoding P1 family peptidase, which produces MGLKKRYNDICNLPSGQKNLITDVPGVLVGHVTIDDSSQKTGVTAILPQPDNLFQQKLVAATHVINGFGKSAGLVQIDELGTLESPIILTNTFAVGTAITANIKYMLSHNTDIGNSTGTINSVVLECNDGVINNIRNLVITEDHVSEAIKKASEDFEEGAVGAGRGMSCYDLKGGIGSASRVISIDGKDYTIGVLVLANHGFLDVLNIYGTPIGKMLSEDKAIKPIEKGSIITIIATDIPFDSRQLKRLAKRSSVGITRSGSFIGNGSGEITVAFSTANRVSHYENEQIEQIFRVSENHMDEYFRAVVSAVDESVLSVLVHAETVIDRNGTPHLSLLDSIKQFQVKHNDEEVEKMLERLGIGI; this is translated from the coding sequence ATGGGATTAAAAAAGAGATACAATGACATTTGTAATTTACCTAGTGGGCAAAAAAATCTAATCACAGATGTGCCGGGTGTTTTGGTCGGACATGTGACCATCGATGATAGCAGCCAAAAGACTGGTGTTACAGCTATCTTGCCTCAACCCGACAACCTTTTTCAACAAAAGCTCGTCGCTGCTACACATGTGATTAACGGCTTCGGCAAGAGTGCCGGCTTGGTTCAAATTGATGAGCTTGGTACCCTGGAAAGCCCAATTATTTTAACAAACACATTTGCAGTAGGCACAGCGATAACCGCAAATATTAAGTATATGCTCAGCCATAACACCGATATTGGTAACTCAACAGGAACGATCAACTCCGTTGTCCTTGAATGCAATGACGGCGTGATTAACAATATACGTAATTTGGTGATAACAGAAGATCATGTCTCTGAGGCGATAAAAAAAGCAAGCGAAGACTTTGAAGAAGGTGCTGTTGGTGCTGGAAGAGGTATGAGCTGCTATGATTTAAAAGGAGGCATCGGTTCTGCTTCTCGAGTAATTTCTATAGATGGCAAAGACTATACAATCGGCGTCTTAGTATTAGCAAATCATGGTTTTCTTGATGTGTTGAATATTTATGGAACCCCAATTGGAAAAATGTTATCCGAAGATAAAGCAATAAAACCGATCGAAAAAGGGAGCATTATTACCATCATAGCGACCGATATTCCATTCGACAGCCGTCAACTCAAAAGATTAGCAAAACGTTCAAGTGTTGGGATTACTCGAAGTGGCTCATTCATCGGCAACGGAAGCGGTGAAATAACCGTTGCCTTCTCAACAGCAAACAGAGTCTCCCATTATGAAAACGAACAAATTGAACAAATCTTTCGTGTTAGTGAAAACCACATGGATGAATACTTTAGGGCCGTTGTCTCAGCTGTCGATGAGTCCGTTTTAAGTGTACTCGTTCATGCAGAAACAGTCATTGATCGTAATGGGACCCCTCATTTAAGTCTTCTTGATTCGATTAAGCAGTTTCAGGTGAAACATAATGATGAAGAGGTTGAGAAAATGTTGGAGAGGTTGGGGATTGGAATATAA
- the lacD gene encoding tagatose-bisphosphate aldolase, translated as MLELTTNKLEALKRLSDETGVIGALAIDQRGSLKKMIAAGKAANVGDESIIRFKELVSEELTPYATSILLDPEYGLPAAKVRHKDSGLLVAYEKTGYDATAVGRLPDLLPEWSVKRLKEAGADAVKFLLYYDVDEDEKINQYKHVYMERVGSECIAEDIPFFLEIVTYDANNDDVKSKAYAKVKPHKVIEAMKEFSKPQYNVDVLKVEVPVDMNFVEGYSEGETVYSKDEAAAFFRQQSEVTELPFIFLSAGVSAKLFQETLKFAKESGSTFNGVLCGRATWKKGVAPFAENGEQAGREWLQDTGIRNIEELNQVLKETATSWFDKVK; from the coding sequence GTGTTAGAACTAACAACGAATAAATTAGAGGCTTTAAAAAGATTATCTGATGAAACGGGTGTAATTGGAGCATTAGCGATTGACCAACGTGGATCATTGAAAAAGATGATTGCAGCCGGAAAGGCGGCTAATGTAGGAGACGAGAGTATTATCCGGTTTAAAGAATTAGTATCTGAAGAATTGACCCCATATGCGACTTCCATTCTATTGGATCCTGAATATGGTTTGCCAGCTGCAAAAGTTCGCCACAAAGACTCCGGTTTATTAGTGGCTTATGAAAAAACCGGCTATGATGCAACTGCGGTGGGGCGTCTTCCCGATTTATTACCTGAGTGGTCGGTTAAACGATTGAAAGAAGCAGGAGCAGATGCGGTGAAATTTCTACTCTATTATGATGTAGACGAAGATGAAAAAATTAATCAGTATAAACATGTGTACATGGAACGTGTAGGCTCCGAATGTATCGCTGAAGACATACCGTTTTTCTTAGAAATTGTGACATATGATGCCAACAATGATGATGTGAAAAGTAAAGCGTATGCCAAAGTGAAACCTCATAAAGTGATTGAAGCAATGAAGGAGTTTTCTAAGCCACAGTATAATGTAGACGTTTTGAAAGTAGAAGTTCCTGTTGATATGAACTTTGTCGAAGGATACTCGGAAGGTGAAACGGTCTATAGCAAAGACGAAGCTGCTGCATTTTTTAGACAACAAAGTGAAGTAACAGAGCTGCCATTTATTTTCTTAAGTGCCGGCGTAAGTGCCAAACTATTCCAAGAAACATTGAAGTTTGCTAAAGAATCCGGTTCCACCTTTAATGGAGTATTATGCGGCCGGGCCACTTGGAAGAAGGGCGTCGCACCTTTTGCTGAAAATGGTGAACAAGCAGGCAGGGAGTGGCTACAAGATACCGGGATAAGAAATATTGAAGAATTGAATCAGGTCTTGAAGGAAACAGCTACCTCCTGGTTTGATAAGGTAAAATAA
- the lacC gene encoding tagatose-6-phosphate kinase encodes MILTVTMNPSVDIFYPIDGFELDDVNRVEMVRKTAGGKGLNVARVVAQMEEEVLATGVLGGTIGDYIIQELTKCNIQNNFLKINQESRNCIAVLHDGMQTEILEAGPTLSYAEGAAFLEKFANLLTSVTIVIISGSLPKGLPNNFYQKMVEISREKNIPVVVDSAGEPLRQVLLHQVKPFAIKPNTAELSHMLGMKVDADIDSLKRAVNHELLTGIEWIVVSMGSEGAFVKHADNYYRVTIPQIDVVNPVGSGDATVAGLAVALKHDQTVETLLKTAMTTGMLNTMEAGTGYINFTKFKQLFDTVKVEIID; translated from the coding sequence ATGATACTAACTGTCACCATGAATCCATCCGTTGATATTTTTTATCCTATTGATGGATTCGAGTTAGATGATGTCAATCGGGTAGAAATGGTCAGAAAAACGGCCGGGGGAAAAGGCTTAAATGTCGCCCGGGTGGTTGCGCAAATGGAAGAAGAGGTCCTCGCTACAGGGGTACTGGGCGGAACGATTGGCGATTACATCATTCAAGAATTAACTAAATGCAATATTCAAAATAACTTCTTGAAAATCAATCAGGAATCAAGAAATTGTATCGCAGTTCTTCATGATGGGATGCAAACAGAGATTTTGGAGGCTGGTCCGACTTTATCTTATGCTGAAGGAGCGGCATTTTTAGAAAAATTCGCGAATCTCCTGACTAGCGTTACAATTGTAATCATTTCCGGCAGTTTACCGAAAGGATTGCCCAATAATTTTTATCAAAAAATGGTAGAAATCAGTCGGGAAAAGAATATTCCTGTTGTAGTGGATTCGGCAGGAGAACCATTAAGGCAAGTTTTGTTGCATCAGGTAAAACCATTTGCCATCAAACCGAATACAGCCGAATTGTCTCATATGCTTGGGATGAAAGTTGATGCAGATATAGACAGTTTGAAACGGGCTGTAAATCATGAATTACTGACTGGGATTGAATGGATTGTCGTCTCGATGGGAAGTGAAGGCGCCTTTGTCAAACATGCTGATAATTATTATCGGGTCACGATCCCTCAAATAGATGTTGTTAATCCTGTTGGCTCCGGTGATGCCACGGTTGCTGGGTTAGCCGTTGCACTGAAACATGATCAGACGGTTGAAACATTATTGAAAACGGCGATGACTACAGGAATGCTGAATACGATGGAAGCAGGAACCGGATATATTAATTTCACTAAATTTAAGCAATTGTTTGATACTGTAAAAGTGGAAATAATAGATTGA